In the Setaria italica strain Yugu1 chromosome VI, Setaria_italica_v2.0, whole genome shotgun sequence genome, one interval contains:
- the LOC101759240 gene encoding protein HVA22 isoform X2 has protein sequence MGKSWALITHLHTVAGPSITLLYPLYASVCAMESPSKVDDEQWLSYWIIYSFITLLEMVAEPVLYWIPIWYPVKLLFVAWLVLPQFKGASFIYEKLVREQLRKYRARHLRTGAAAAAADDQKVHIAKVD, from the exons ATGGGCAAGTCGTGGGCGCTCATCACCCACCTCCACACCGTCGCCGG GCCGAGCATCACCCTGCTGTACCCTCT GTACGCGTCGGTGTGCGCGATGGAGAGCCCGTCCAAGGTGGACGACGAGCAGTGGCTGTCCTACTGGATCATCTACTCCTTCATCACCCTCCTCGAGATGGTCGCCGAACCCGTCCTCTACTG GATACCGATATGGTACCCTGTGAAGCTGCTGTTCGTGGCGTGGCTGGTGCTGCCGCAGTTCAAAGGCGCCTCCTTTATCTACGAGAAGCTCGTCAGGGAGCAGCTGAGGAAGTACCGCGCCAGGCACCTGCgcacgggcgccgccgcggccgccgccgacgaccagAAGGTGCACATAGCCAAGGTAG ACTGA
- the LOC101759240 gene encoding protein HVA22 isoform X1 produces the protein MGKSWALITHLHTVAGPSITLLYPLYASVCAMESPSKVDDEQWLSYWIIYSFITLLEMVAEPVLYWIPIWYPVKLLFVAWLVLPQFKGASFIYEKLVREQLRKYRARHLRTGAAAAAADDQKVHIAKTEGDHLQ, from the exons ATGGGCAAGTCGTGGGCGCTCATCACCCACCTCCACACCGTCGCCGG GCCGAGCATCACCCTGCTGTACCCTCT GTACGCGTCGGTGTGCGCGATGGAGAGCCCGTCCAAGGTGGACGACGAGCAGTGGCTGTCCTACTGGATCATCTACTCCTTCATCACCCTCCTCGAGATGGTCGCCGAACCCGTCCTCTACTG GATACCGATATGGTACCCTGTGAAGCTGCTGTTCGTGGCGTGGCTGGTGCTGCCGCAGTTCAAAGGCGCCTCCTTTATCTACGAGAAGCTCGTCAGGGAGCAGCTGAGGAAGTACCGCGCCAGGCACCTGCgcacgggcgccgccgcggccgccgccgacgaccagAAGGTGCACATAGCCAAG ACTGAGGGCGACCATCTGCAGTGA
- the LOC101760339 gene encoding STOREKEEPER protein codes for MAPKRPAAAADAAAGSGSDASDGGAGDVRYSRRRRRRNSPSPIPSRSPSRSRSRSRSKTPPPNLRPNAAALSSTPTSAGADFVAASDSDADAGGGRGRVSSPRRRDRKGAPRDRLDSDADADASAGGRAPSPRRRRKRSPSFHSDSDADAGGRVPSPRRNRERTPRLHSDSDSDNSAAAAGSEDDGAGAGDASSLPRARRSSRIETSNIKPVSTRPMEAPRRAPAGSSQRRSKRRHSSPGRASPEHQKRPPRVWSPEDEITILSALVEYRAKKGQLPASIQDTGKVHSQISGQLTANASTTQLSDKVRRLKHKYKLLFTRARNGRDPDLPTQHERDVYELSKKVWGFKSGDILGGSHAYEDTGDAESNEEQEIEESDDAMENGWEHHERPGKKPKAFRFENGNGNALAAVGRASHGNGSGRDDAEKGKQMYPYLWEAVAELSKEHPSGPIFRKAFGVLEKSKAQAMEEKLRKFRMSEIRQQLHRMDLMKETMRMVLDALEGSY; via the coding sequence ATGGCCCCGAagcgcccggccgccgccgccgatgctgcGGCGGGGTCAGGCTCCGACGCCTCCGACGGCGGGGCGGGCGACGTCCGctacagccgccgccgccgccgccgcaactccCCGTCCCCGATCCCCTCCCGCTCGCCGTCCCGGTCCCGATCCCGATCCCGCTCCAAGACCCCTCCCCCCAACCTCCGCCCcaacgccgccgcgctctcctccacccccacctccGCGGGGGCCGACTTCGTGGCCGCATCCGACTCCGATGCCGATGCAGGCGGCGGTCGCGGCCGCGTCTCGTCCCCTAGGCGCAGGGACCGCAAGGGTGCCCCCCGCGACCGCCTCGACTCCGATGCGGACGCCGACGctagcgccggcggccgcgccccaTCCCCGAGGCGCCGCCGCAAGCGCTCCCCCAGCTTCCACTCCGACtcggacgccgacgccggcggccgcgtgcCGTCCCCGAGGCGCAACCGCGAGCGCACCCCCCGCCTCcactccgactccgactccgacaactccgcggcggccgccggctccgaggacgacggcgccggcgcgggcgacgccTCGTCGTTGCCCCGCGCGCGTCGTTCCTCCCGCATCGAGACCTCCAACATCAAGCCCGTCAGCACGCGCCCGATGGAggcgccccgccgcgcccccgccgggTCCTCCCAGCGCCGCTCCAAGCGCCGCCACAGCTCCCCGGGGCGGGCCTCCCCGGAGCATCAGAAGCGCCCTCCCCGGGTTTGGAGCCCTGAAGACGAGATCACCATACTGAGTGCCCTCGTTGAGTACCGTGCCAAGAAAGGCCAGCTCCCGGCGTCGATTCAGGACACAGGCAAGGTACACAGCCAGATTAGTGGTCAGCTCACTGCTAATGCGTCCACTACCCAGCTTAGTGATAAGGTTAGGCGCCTGAAGCATAAGTACAAGTTGCTGTTCACCCGTGCAAGGAATGGACGGGATCCTGACTTGCCAACGCAGCATGAGCGTGATGTCTATGAACTTAGCAAGAAAGTGTGGGGATTTAAGAGTGGTGATATCTTAGGAGGATCTCATGCGTATGAGGATACTGGAGATGCGGAGAGCAATGAGGAGCAGGAGATTGAAGAGAGTGATGATGCTATGGAGAATGGGTGGGAGCACCATGAACGGCCGGGCAAGAAACCAAAGGCATTTAGATTTGAAAATGGCAATGGCAATGCACTTGCGGCTGTGGGTAGGGCTAGCCATGGCAATGGTAGTGGGAGAGATGATGCTGAGAAGGGAAAACAAATGTACCCTTACCTGTGGGAGGCTGTTGCGGAGCTATCGAAGGAGCACCCGAGCGGACCAATATTCAGAAAGGCGTTTGGTGTACTTGAGAAGTCAAAGGCACAAGCTATGGAGGAGAAGCTGCGGAAGTTCAGAATGTCAGAGATAAGGCAACAGCTGCATCGGATGGACCTGATGAAGGAGACAATGCGGATGGTGCTTGATGCACTGGAGGGTTCATACTGA
- the LOC105914606 gene encoding probable transcription factor At4g00390 yields the protein MTPESSAAAAATGSGSDASDGEADAGRFYSTRPPGDPPRLRCGRGTRTPVLAAASLSRGAAASAPPASHSDSDAAAAGVRVPSPRRNRERTPRVHSDPDSDNSIATASEDGGGDASDAFPSPRARLSTHIKTSSIKPIRTRPMDVSSRDAAAASSELRTKHRPGYQKRPSRVWSPEDEVTILNALIEYRAKKGRLPASFQDTSDLYLQIFGQLTANVSTTQLSDKVRRLKHKYKLLVKRAKNERDPDLPTEHDHNVYELCEKVWRLKSLEGGDAESNEEQEIKESDEEMENEREHRERTSKKPKTSRFENANGNATVTAVRASHGNGSGRDDAEKGKQMYPYLWAAIEELSKEHPSGPIFRKAFGVLEKAKARAIEEKLRKFRMSVVRLQLNRMDLTKLSVGMVLDALEGPH from the exons ATGACCCCGGAgagctcggccgccgccgccgcgacggggTCAGGCTCCGACGCCTCCGACGGCGAGGCGGACGCGGGCCGCTTTTACAGCACCCGCC CCCCTGGCGACCCACCTCGACTCCGGTGCGGACGCGGGACGCGGACGCCGGTACTGGCCGCAGCGTCCCTTTCCCGGGGCGCCGCGGCGAGCGCTCCCCCAGCCTCTCATTCCGActcggacgccgccgccgccggcgtccgcgtGCCGTCCCCGAGGCGCAACCGCGAGCGCACCCCGCGCGTCCACTCCGACCCCGACTCCGACAACTCCATCGCCACCGCCTCGGAAGATGGTGGCGGAGATGCCAGCGACGCTTTCCCGTCGCCTCGCGCGCGTCTATCCACACACATCAAGACCTCCAGCATTAAGCCCATCCGCACGCGCCCGATGGACGTGTCCTCCCGCgatgccgccgcggcgtcctccgAGCTCCGCACCAAGCACCGCCCGGGGTACCAGAAGCGGCCGTCACGGGTATGGAGCCCTGAAGACGAGGTCACCATACTGAACGCCCTCATTGAGTACCGTGCCAAGAAAGGCCGGCTCCCTGCGTCGTTTCAGGACACAAGCGATCTATACTTGCAGATTTTTGGCCAACTCACAGCTAATGTGTCCACTACCCAGCTTAGTGATAAGGTCAGGCGCCTCAAGCATAAGTACAAGTTGCTGGTCAAACGTGCAAAGAATGAACGGGATCCTGACTTGCCGACAGAGCATGACCATAATGTCTATGAACTTTGCGAGAAAGTTTGGAGATTGAAGAGTCTGGAAGGAGGGGATGCAGAGAGCAATGAGGAGCAGGAGATCAAGGAGAGTGATGAGGAAATGGAGAATGAACGGGAACACCGTGAACGCACGAGCAAGAAGCCAAAGACATCTAGATTTGAAAATGCCAATGGTAATGCAACTGTCACTGCAGTTAGGGCTAGCCATGGCAATGGCAGTGGGAGAGATGATGCTGAGAAGGGAAAACAAATGTACCCTTACCTGTGGGCGGCTATTGAGGAGCTGTCCAAGGAGCATCCTAGTGGACCAATATTCAGGAAGGCATTTGGTGTACTTGAAAAGGCAAAGGCAAGAGCGATAGAAGAGAAGCTGCGGAAGTTCAGAATGTCAGTGGTCAGGCTGCAGCTGAATCGGATGGACTTGACAAAGTTGTCCGTGGGGATGGTGCTTGATGCGCTGGAGGGGCCACACTGA